In Trueperaceae bacterium, one DNA window encodes the following:
- a CDS encoding carbohydrate ABC transporter permease translates to MSARAPAYGSTTVAASGPAARASAALRTRVDRREGRPRWRDVPRFVLLCVLAVLFLAPIYWMVTTSLKSEADTVARPVQWWPHEPTLENYRAILEAPDAHFARWTFNSLFTSLAFALGSVALAVITAYPLSRMRFRGRTFWFWVILASMMIPGIIFLIPHYLMMIDFGWVDTYHALIWPGMPAAFGVFLMRQFFVSIPRELEEAARLDGANSLQVLWYVLLPFLVAPMATLGLFQFMASWNNYVWPLFVVHGEMQTLPVAITTFSSRYWTAYGKLMAGTAIASLPVLIAFLFAQRYFIRGMSLTGLKDD, encoded by the coding sequence GTGAGCGCCAGGGCCCCGGCGTACGGCTCGACGACCGTCGCGGCCTCCGGCCCGGCGGCGCGCGCGTCCGCCGCGCTGCGCACGCGCGTCGACAGGCGCGAGGGCCGTCCGCGCTGGCGCGACGTCCCGCGCTTCGTACTCCTCTGCGTGCTCGCCGTGCTGTTCCTCGCGCCCATCTACTGGATGGTCACGACCTCGCTGAAGAGCGAGGCCGACACCGTCGCCAGGCCGGTCCAGTGGTGGCCGCACGAGCCGACGCTCGAGAACTACCGCGCGATCCTGGAGGCGCCCGACGCCCACTTCGCCCGCTGGACGTTCAACTCGCTCTTCACCTCGCTGGCGTTCGCCCTGGGCAGCGTCGCCCTCGCGGTGATCACGGCCTACCCGCTGTCGCGCATGCGGTTCAGGGGGCGCACGTTCTGGTTCTGGGTGATCCTCGCCTCGATGATGATCCCCGGGATCATCTTCCTGATCCCGCACTACCTGATGATGATCGACTTCGGCTGGGTGGACACCTACCACGCGCTGATCTGGCCGGGCATGCCGGCCGCCTTCGGCGTCTTCCTGATGCGGCAGTTCTTCGTCTCGATACCCAGGGAGCTCGAGGAGGCCGCGCGCCTGGACGGCGCCAACAGCCTGCAGGTGCTGTGGTACGTGCTGCTGCCGTTCCTCGTCGCCCCCATGGCGACCCTGGGCCTCTTCCAGTTCATGGCGTCCTGGAACAACTACGTCTGGCCCCTGTTCGTCGTGCACGGCGAGATGCAGACGCTCCCCGTGGCCATCACCACCTTCAGCAGCCGCTACTGGACCGCCTACGGCAAGCTCATGGCCGGCACCGCCATCGCGTCGCTGCCGGTGCTGATCGCCTTCCTCTTCGCCCAGCGCTACTTCATCAGGGGCATGTCGCTCACCGGGCTCAAGGATGACTGA
- a CDS encoding ABC transporter substrate-binding protein, with product MLMIRLLSALLVISCASTAFARWELRVCQDPNQLPFSNRAGEGFDNRIAALLAEEMGADLVSVWVPLEALEYVRSDLLDTGRCDAVIGIEDTVEGFLTTVVYYRSAYTFVSREESGLDLSSLDDPRLAHLRIGLEKAGIAPHHVLLGIGLRQNLTIVGAGDYDDPSYLAAPVKAVEEGLVDVALVWGPVAGYFARASAVPLEVTPVTPEVYLPYLLMAHNMVIGVRPGDESLRDLFNEALARRWDDVQAILAEYGVPLSPVPPPVAPATDDAVYRVGLVVPMTTSSRTDLREVAGQAAALGARLAEEADSSGLQLDVLFASAPDAEAAVRAARRLVDAQGVRALIGGVGDDQARVLARVAEEEGLVFLNVGSADQSLRATPPSTTFHVEASEEMYLGATLDHYAALGVETWAVVHPDSPEGQRWLALAVKHIGGQGDLVTLDVVAVGADQVAFTAEISRLLERGAEGVLALLPQRQLEFFLTQLQTFGTDVVVAALPDPLSQSREGLASLTAAGGRVGAHPRLALWETTLPMEEARQLVELFEGRWGRPMDPSAWAAYAAVEILRAAVEEVGDSTSAVAGRLLSPTFSIDVHKGRPLTFEADTHQLLQPLYVVETDADGRYDPTLAGLTAVARFVAVAP from the coding sequence ATGCTCATGATTCGCCTGTTATCTGCCCTCCTAGTCATCTCTTGCGCGTCCACGGCGTTCGCCAGGTGGGAACTGCGCGTCTGCCAGGACCCGAACCAGCTCCCGTTCTCAAACCGTGCAGGGGAAGGCTTCGACAACCGCATAGCCGCACTGCTGGCCGAGGAGATGGGGGCGGACCTCGTCAGCGTCTGGGTCCCGCTGGAGGCCCTCGAGTACGTCAGGTCCGACCTGCTCGACACGGGCAGGTGCGACGCAGTCATCGGCATCGAGGACACCGTCGAAGGCTTCCTGACCACGGTCGTCTACTACCGCAGCGCCTACACGTTCGTGTCGCGGGAGGAGAGCGGACTCGACCTGAGCTCGCTCGACGACCCGAGGCTGGCCCACCTCCGCATAGGCCTGGAGAAGGCCGGTATAGCCCCGCACCACGTGCTCCTGGGCATCGGCCTGCGGCAGAACCTCACGATCGTCGGCGCCGGCGACTACGACGACCCGAGCTACCTAGCCGCGCCGGTGAAGGCCGTGGAGGAGGGCCTCGTTGACGTCGCCCTGGTCTGGGGCCCCGTGGCGGGGTACTTCGCGAGAGCATCCGCAGTACCGCTCGAGGTCACCCCCGTCACCCCCGAGGTCTATCTGCCCTACCTCCTGATGGCCCACAACATGGTCATCGGAGTGCGGCCGGGCGACGAGTCCCTACGAGACCTCTTCAACGAGGCGCTGGCCAGGCGCTGGGACGACGTCCAGGCGATCCTCGCCGAGTACGGGGTGCCGCTCTCGCCGGTTCCCCCGCCCGTAGCCCCTGCTACGGACGACGCCGTGTACAGGGTCGGGCTCGTGGTCCCCATGACCACGAGCTCCAGGACCGACCTACGCGAGGTTGCCGGGCAGGCAGCCGCTCTAGGGGCTCGTCTGGCGGAGGAGGCAGACTCTTCTGGCCTCCAGCTCGACGTGCTCTTCGCCAGCGCGCCGGACGCCGAGGCCGCGGTGCGAGCCGCCCGCCGGCTCGTCGACGCCCAGGGCGTCCGCGCTCTGATAGGCGGCGTGGGCGACGACCAGGCCCGGGTGCTCGCCCGCGTGGCGGAGGAGGAGGGACTGGTCTTCCTCAACGTCGGTTCCGCCGACCAGTCGCTGCGTGCCACCCCGCCAAGCACGACGTTCCACGTCGAGGCGAGCGAGGAGATGTACCTCGGCGCGACCCTAGATCACTACGCGGCTCTAGGCGTCGAGACCTGGGCGGTCGTCCATCCCGACAGTCCCGAGGGGCAGCGGTGGTTGGCCCTGGCCGTGAAGCACATCGGCGGCCAAGGGGATCTAGTCACCCTGGACGTCGTCGCGGTCGGCGCCGACCAGGTCGCTTTCACCGCGGAGATCTCCCGCCTGCTTGAGCGGGGCGCGGAGGGCGTCCTGGCCCTGCTCCCGCAACGCCAGCTCGAGTTCTTCCTCACCCAGCTCCAAACGTTCGGCACCGACGTCGTCGTCGCGGCTCTCCCCGACCCGCTCAGCCAGTCGCGCGAGGGCCTCGCCTCCCTCACGGCCGCGGGAGGAAGAGTCGGCGCGCACCCGCGTCTGGCGCTGTGGGAGACCACTCTGCCCATGGAGGAAGCTCGGCAGCTCGTGGAGCTGTTCGAGGGTCGTTGGGGTAGGCCGATGGACCCGAGCGCCTGGGCCGCCTACGCTGCGGTGGAGATACTCCGCGCGGCCGTCGAAGAGGTCGGCGACTCCACGTCCGCGGTCGCGGGACGCCTGCTCTCGCCCACCTTCTCGATAGATGTCCACAAGGGCAGACCTCTCACCTTCGAGGCCGACACGCATCAGCTCCTCCAGCCGCTGTACGTCGTCGAGACTGACGCTGACGGGCGCTACGACCCGACGCTCGCGGGTCTCACGGCAGTGGCTCGCTTCGTGGCCGTGGCGCCGTGA
- a CDS encoding ABC transporter substrate-binding protein, with translation MKELRTRLIAAIVAGLALGGTALAQVEITYWHGFTGPDLPVMEELVAEFNATHPDIHVTAQAIAWGPLFQQLEPAVAAGQAPDVVALNEDVITGFILRGAVAEMTPDMLAAAGVEGERFFPSLWETGVVDGKVYGVPIHSVMLVMYYNKDLFEEAGLDPDDPPSNREEFLEAATALTVDANGNHPGDPGFDPSSLQRYAVGIPTPWMGGTIAYAVAAQNGVTFVGSADEGYAPTFDSEAAQEAVQFLVDIGSEHHFGPADATEGSEIDAFRQGVAAMNFNGVWMLSQYRDAGLDFGVAAFPQLGTERYATWGGSSHLVLPVQRNPDPAKVEAAMTFIGWMTQPEQNLKWTTAGGLPTQPEVASSPEYAENPMASLSDAMANTYVLTGFPFLAQFRGAWDAAFEAALHGTAVDQALSQGVSEAAAAIQEGLLSLP, from the coding sequence ATGAAGGAGTTGAGGACGAGGCTCATCGCGGCGATCGTCGCCGGCCTGGCGCTCGGGGGAACGGCGCTGGCGCAGGTGGAGATCACCTACTGGCACGGCTTCACCGGGCCGGACCTGCCCGTGATGGAGGAGCTGGTCGCCGAGTTCAACGCGACCCACCCGGACATCCACGTGACCGCCCAGGCCATCGCGTGGGGACCACTGTTCCAGCAGCTCGAGCCGGCCGTCGCCGCCGGGCAGGCGCCCGACGTGGTGGCCCTCAACGAGGACGTGATCACCGGCTTCATCCTCAGGGGCGCCGTGGCGGAGATGACGCCGGACATGCTGGCCGCCGCGGGCGTCGAGGGCGAGCGTTTCTTCCCCTCGCTGTGGGAGACCGGCGTCGTCGACGGCAAGGTCTACGGCGTGCCCATCCACTCGGTGATGCTGGTCATGTACTACAACAAGGACCTCTTCGAGGAGGCCGGGCTCGACCCCGACGACCCGCCCAGCAACAGGGAGGAGTTCCTGGAGGCGGCGACGGCGCTCACCGTCGACGCCAACGGCAACCACCCGGGTGACCCCGGCTTCGACCCGTCGAGCCTGCAGCGCTACGCCGTCGGCATCCCCACGCCGTGGATGGGCGGGACGATCGCCTACGCCGTCGCGGCCCAGAACGGGGTGACGTTCGTCGGCTCGGCGGACGAGGGCTACGCGCCGACCTTCGACTCCGAGGCCGCCCAGGAGGCCGTGCAGTTCCTCGTGGACATCGGCTCCGAGCACCACTTCGGCCCTGCCGACGCCACCGAGGGCAGCGAGATCGACGCGTTCCGCCAGGGCGTGGCCGCGATGAACTTCAACGGCGTCTGGATGCTCTCGCAGTACCGCGACGCCGGCCTCGACTTCGGCGTGGCCGCGTTCCCGCAGCTCGGCACCGAGCGCTACGCGACCTGGGGCGGCTCCTCGCACCTGGTCCTGCCGGTGCAGCGCAACCCCGACCCGGCCAAGGTCGAGGCCGCGATGACGTTCATCGGCTGGATGACCCAGCCGGAGCAGAACCTCAAGTGGACCACGGCGGGCGGCCTGCCGACCCAGCCCGAGGTCGCGAGCAGCCCCGAGTACGCCGAGAACCCGATGGCGTCCCTTTCCGACGCCATGGCCAACACCTACGTCCTCACCGGCTTCCCGTTCCTGGCGCAGTTCCGCGGCGCCTGGGACGCCGCTTTCGAGGCGGCGCTCCACGGCACCGCCGTGGACCAGGCCCTCTCGCAGGGCGTGAGCGAGGCCGCGGCGGCCATCCAGGAGGGCCTCCTCAGCCTGCCGTAA
- a CDS encoding glycoside hydrolase family 2 TIM barrel-domain containing protein — protein sequence MVEGTVAAPQPLEGQVLGLAADDPRRHPRPSLTRPDWQSLDGEWEFGCGPPGGEPVLGSTIVVPFAPESPASGAAAPGPDQAVWYRRVLRLPAEWRGRRVFLRFNAADWETTVWVAGQRVAHHEGGYTPFGVDVTELVQDGPVELLVRCVDDPHDMSKPRGKQDWLPEPHSIWYPRTTGIWQTVWWEPLPAVRVERVAFTADLAAFALDMELRLAGVGSASGRPAGEGPARGGLVARVRLDLAGETLLDDSYAVSGHLLRRRLHLPDPGIDDARARFLWTPETPNLIDVTVTLERDGEVVDEARTRTALRTVEARDGAVLLNGRPYRLRMALDQGYWEQTHLTPPDAGALGRDVALAKALGFNGVRKHQKLEDPRFYAWADHLGLLVWVELPSAYAFDAVAARRLTQTWLAAVEQASPHPSVMAWVPFNESWGVPDLPLSAPQRALVRGLADLTRALDPSRPVVGNDGWEMLGTDLVNVHDYTPDPDAIGARYATSEAIVRTLHEHRPGGRRLLLDGSLPGGRPVLLSEFGGVRVDDGAPGWGYDAVPDGAALLERYRRLAASVNGSALAGWCYTQLTDTFQERNGLLAMDRTPKADPAAIARATRGEPSPEDRPGASAGEGGDHPRAAEGRQEEDA from the coding sequence TTGGTCGAGGGAACAGTCGCGGCGCCGCAGCCGCTCGAGGGGCAGGTGCTCGGTCTCGCCGCGGACGACCCGCGCCGGCACCCACGCCCGTCGCTGACCCGCCCCGACTGGCAGTCTCTCGACGGCGAGTGGGAGTTCGGCTGCGGTCCGCCGGGAGGGGAGCCGGTGCTGGGCAGCACCATCGTCGTGCCGTTCGCCCCCGAGTCGCCGGCGTCGGGCGCCGCGGCACCCGGCCCCGACCAGGCGGTCTGGTACCGCCGCGTCCTCAGGCTGCCCGCCGAGTGGCGCGGACGACGCGTGTTCCTCCGCTTCAACGCCGCCGACTGGGAGACGACGGTCTGGGTCGCCGGCCAGCGCGTGGCGCACCACGAGGGCGGCTACACGCCGTTCGGCGTCGACGTCACCGAGCTCGTGCAGGACGGACCCGTCGAGCTCCTGGTCCGCTGCGTCGACGACCCGCACGACATGTCCAAGCCCCGCGGCAAGCAGGACTGGCTGCCCGAGCCCCACAGCATCTGGTACCCGCGCACGACCGGCATCTGGCAGACGGTGTGGTGGGAGCCGCTGCCGGCGGTCCGCGTCGAGCGCGTGGCCTTCACCGCCGACCTCGCGGCCTTCGCGCTCGACATGGAGCTGCGCCTGGCCGGCGTGGGGTCCGCGTCGGGTCGTCCGGCCGGCGAGGGACCGGCGCGGGGCGGCCTCGTCGCGCGCGTGAGGCTCGACCTCGCGGGCGAGACGCTCCTCGACGACAGCTACGCCGTCTCCGGACACCTGCTGCGGCGCCGCCTCCACCTGCCCGACCCGGGGATCGACGACGCCCGGGCGCGGTTCCTGTGGACGCCCGAGACGCCGAACCTCATCGACGTCACGGTGACCCTAGAGCGCGACGGCGAGGTCGTCGACGAGGCCCGCACGCGCACCGCGCTGAGGACCGTGGAGGCGCGCGACGGGGCCGTGCTCCTCAACGGGCGCCCCTACCGCCTGCGGATGGCGCTCGACCAGGGCTACTGGGAGCAGACCCACCTCACGCCCCCCGACGCGGGCGCGCTCGGGCGCGACGTCGCGCTGGCCAAGGCGCTGGGCTTCAACGGCGTGCGCAAGCACCAGAAGCTCGAGGACCCGCGGTTCTACGCCTGGGCCGACCACCTGGGTCTGCTGGTGTGGGTCGAGCTCCCCAGCGCCTACGCGTTCGACGCCGTCGCCGCGCGGCGCCTCACGCAGACCTGGCTGGCTGCCGTGGAGCAGGCCTCACCCCACCCCAGCGTGATGGCCTGGGTGCCCTTCAACGAGAGCTGGGGCGTGCCCGACCTGCCGCTGTCGGCGCCGCAGCGCGCCCTCGTGCGCGGCCTGGCCGACCTCACCCGCGCGCTCGACCCGAGCCGCCCGGTCGTGGGCAACGACGGCTGGGAGATGCTCGGCACCGACCTCGTGAACGTCCACGACTACACCCCGGACCCCGACGCGATCGGCGCGCGCTACGCGACGTCCGAGGCCATCGTCCGGACCCTGCACGAGCACCGCCCCGGGGGCAGGCGGCTGCTCCTCGACGGCTCGCTCCCGGGCGGCAGGCCCGTGCTGCTCAGCGAGTTCGGCGGCGTGAGGGTCGACGACGGCGCGCCCGGCTGGGGCTACGACGCCGTGCCGGACGGCGCGGCGCTGCTCGAGCGCTACCGGCGCCTGGCGGCGTCCGTGAACGGCTCGGCGCTGGCGGGGTGGTGCTACACGCAGCTCACCGACACCTTCCAGGAGCGCAACGGGCTCCTCGCCATGGACCGCACGCCCAAGGCCGACCCGGCGGCGATCGCCCGCGCCACCCGCGGCGAGCCGTCGCCCGAGGACCGGCCGGGCGCGTCGGCGGGCGAAGGGGGAGACCATCCGCGGGCGGCGGAAGGCCGCCAGGAGGAGGACGCATGA
- a CDS encoding family 43 glycosylhydrolase, translating into MRRALLAAALGMVATAAAQTYVNPVIEPVAADPSVIRAEDGTWYLYATQDRWDDGLERYLPIFRSRDLVSWEHVGEVFALPPSWKSSGFLWAPDVSVVEGVYHLYYSYSTWGDPNPCIGLARAPSPGGPWEDLGRPVFCSEDIGVRNSIDPFHHVAEDGTRTLVWGSFHGIYAVTLSADGTAPAGEPVRLADTRFEAAYVIERDGYYYLILSSGSCCEGASSTYATWVGRSESLLGPYVDDLGRNLRSGGGRIVLYRNDAWVGPGHAAVATDDAGDDWLVYHAVDPEQPLLRYGATRRPVLIDRIEWVDGWPVVNGDEGPSSQERPAPVVGE; encoded by the coding sequence TTGAGGCGGGCCCTGCTCGCCGCCGCCCTCGGCATGGTCGCGACCGCCGCCGCGCAGACCTACGTGAACCCGGTCATCGAGCCCGTGGCGGCCGACCCCAGCGTGATCCGCGCCGAGGACGGGACCTGGTACCTCTACGCCACCCAGGACCGCTGGGACGACGGCCTCGAGCGCTACCTGCCCATCTTCCGCTCGCGCGACCTGGTGAGCTGGGAGCACGTGGGCGAGGTGTTCGCGCTCCCGCCCAGCTGGAAGTCGTCCGGCTTCCTGTGGGCGCCCGACGTCAGCGTCGTCGAAGGCGTCTACCACCTCTACTACAGCTACTCGACGTGGGGAGACCCGAACCCCTGCATCGGCCTGGCGCGCGCGCCGTCGCCCGGCGGGCCGTGGGAGGACCTCGGTCGGCCCGTGTTCTGCTCCGAGGACATCGGCGTGCGCAACTCGATTGACCCCTTCCACCACGTGGCGGAGGACGGCACGCGCACGCTGGTCTGGGGCAGCTTCCACGGCATCTACGCCGTGACCCTCTCCGCCGACGGCACGGCGCCGGCCGGCGAGCCGGTCAGGCTGGCCGACACGCGCTTCGAGGCGGCCTACGTGATCGAGAGGGACGGCTACTACTACCTGATCCTCTCGTCGGGGTCGTGCTGCGAGGGGGCGAGCTCGACCTACGCCACGTGGGTGGGCCGCTCCGAGTCGCTGCTGGGGCCGTACGTTGACGACCTGGGTCGGAACCTGCGCTCCGGCGGCGGACGCATCGTCCTCTACAGGAACGACGCCTGGGTGGGTCCGGGGCACGCCGCCGTGGCGACCGACGACGCCGGCGACGACTGGCTCGTCTACCATGCCGTCGACCCGGAGCAGCCGCTCCTCCGCTACGGCGCCACGCGGCGACCCGTGCTCATCGACAGGATCGAGTGGGTGGACGGCTGGCCCGTCGTGAACGGCGACGAGGGGCCGAGCTCGCAGGAGCGCCCAGCGCCCGTCGTGGGGGAGTGA
- a CDS encoding helix-turn-helix domain-containing protein — protein sequence MADHGGLRTLRLDVVRGGGEERVEAVLKALASTTRRRILALLADRLLNVTEIARALGLPVSTANLHVNALEDAGLLLAEHRPASRGLQKVCTRAYDSVVLELPGPERSQESGEVAEVSMPIGAFVDCAAVPSCGLAGELGIIGMLDDPAAFYDPDRVHAQLVWFHQGHLTYRFPNRLPPRAELLSLTVSCEVCSEAPLHHDDWPSDITLWVNGVEVGTWTSPADFGGQRGSLTPEWWESHNSQYGMLKVWRVTAEGSWIDGVPGTGATLAELDVAAARWIDVKIGVKEDATHVGGLNLFGRGFGNYPQDLVLRLRYRQPEPAGRKGTAVVGAVTGTSVAVGREGGSSAGAARAPDGGAGSASTGPEARP from the coding sequence GTGGCAGACCATGGCGGGCTCAGGACGCTGCGTCTAGACGTCGTCAGAGGGGGCGGCGAGGAGCGGGTCGAGGCGGTGCTGAAGGCGTTGGCGTCGACGACGCGACGCCGGATACTCGCCCTGCTGGCCGACAGGCTCCTCAACGTCACCGAGATCGCGCGGGCGCTGGGGCTGCCCGTCTCGACGGCGAACCTGCACGTGAACGCCCTCGAGGACGCCGGGCTCCTGCTCGCCGAGCACCGCCCCGCCAGCCGCGGGCTGCAGAAGGTCTGCACCAGGGCCTACGACAGCGTGGTCCTCGAGCTGCCCGGTCCCGAGCGGTCCCAGGAGTCGGGGGAGGTCGCGGAGGTCTCCATGCCCATCGGCGCGTTCGTGGACTGCGCCGCCGTGCCGTCGTGCGGCCTCGCCGGCGAGCTCGGCATCATCGGCATGCTCGACGACCCCGCCGCCTTCTACGACCCCGACCGCGTCCACGCGCAGCTCGTCTGGTTCCACCAGGGCCACCTCACCTACCGCTTCCCCAACCGCCTGCCGCCGCGGGCCGAGCTGCTGAGCCTCACCGTGAGCTGCGAGGTGTGCAGCGAGGCGCCCCTGCACCACGACGACTGGCCGTCCGACATCACACTGTGGGTCAACGGCGTCGAGGTCGGCACCTGGACGAGCCCCGCCGACTTCGGCGGCCAGCGCGGGAGCCTCACGCCCGAGTGGTGGGAGTCCCACAACTCCCAGTACGGGATGCTGAAGGTGTGGCGCGTCACGGCCGAGGGCTCCTGGATCGACGGCGTGCCGGGTACGGGCGCGACCCTCGCCGAGCTCGACGTCGCGGCCGCGCGCTGGATCGACGTGAAGATCGGGGTCAAGGAGGACGCCACCCACGTCGGCGGCCTCAACCTCTTCGGGCGCGGGTTCGGCAACTACCCGCAGGACCTCGTCCTGCGCCTGCGCTACCGCCAGCCCGAGCCGGCCGGGCGGAAGGGCACGGCTGTCGTCGGGGCGGTCACCGGCACGAGCGTCGCCGTCGGCCGGGAAGGTGGTTCGAGCGCGGGCGCAGCCCGAGCGCCCGACGGCGGCGCCGGGTCCGCCTCCACCGGGCCGGAGGCGCGCCCGTGA
- a CDS encoding sugar ABC transporter permease translates to MSGPSTDTAVVAPAAAASRPARRSRLRPRVDGHPLEPYLYLLPHAVLFLVFVVYPVGFAIYVSLHRWNILSDQQPFVGAEFYTRLLTPGTPQFTFFWKTMGNTALFTVITTPLLIVCALGLALLLHRPIPGRSFFRAVFFLPTILSVSVMGLLWKWMFENRTGLINVLLDMLPFTEPVAFLTTIGLAWVPIIVGTVWWTVGFNMVLYSAALAAIPQAYYEAAAIDGAGAWAKFRYVTWPQLNPVTLFATVTTTIASFQLFGQPHVMTAGGPLRTTQSVMMFITEEAFTRFQFSSAAAMSLMFGALLLVVTGFQFRLTLRDLGRGRA, encoded by the coding sequence ATGAGCGGACCGTCTACCGACACGGCGGTGGTGGCACCCGCGGCCGCCGCGTCGCGGCCGGCGCGCCGGAGCCGCCTGCGGCCCCGCGTGGACGGCCATCCACTCGAGCCGTACCTGTATCTGCTGCCGCACGCCGTCCTGTTCCTCGTCTTCGTCGTCTACCCCGTCGGCTTCGCTATCTACGTGTCCCTTCACCGCTGGAACATCCTCTCCGACCAGCAGCCGTTCGTGGGGGCGGAGTTCTACACCCGGCTGCTGACCCCTGGGACGCCGCAGTTCACGTTCTTCTGGAAGACGATGGGGAACACGGCGCTCTTCACCGTCATCACCACGCCCCTCCTCATCGTCTGCGCCCTCGGCCTGGCCCTGCTGCTGCACAGGCCCATCCCTGGCAGGTCGTTCTTCCGGGCGGTCTTCTTCCTCCCCACGATCCTCTCCGTGTCGGTCATGGGCCTCCTGTGGAAGTGGATGTTCGAGAACCGCACCGGCCTCATCAACGTGCTGCTCGACATGCTGCCGTTCACCGAGCCGGTCGCGTTCCTCACGACGATCGGCCTGGCCTGGGTGCCCATCATCGTCGGGACCGTCTGGTGGACCGTGGGGTTCAACATGGTCCTCTACTCGGCGGCGCTGGCCGCGATCCCGCAGGCCTACTACGAGGCCGCCGCCATAGACGGCGCCGGCGCGTGGGCGAAGTTCCGCTACGTCACCTGGCCGCAGCTCAACCCCGTGACGCTGTTCGCCACCGTCACCACGACGATCGCGTCGTTCCAGCTCTTCGGCCAGCCGCACGTCATGACGGCGGGCGGGCCGCTGCGCACCACCCAGAGCGTGATGATGTTCATCACCGAGGAGGCGTTCACGCGCTTCCAGTTCAGCTCGGCGGCGGCGATGTCGCTGATGTTCGGCGCGCTGCTCCTCGTCGTGACGGGCTTCCAGTTCCGCCTCACGCTGCGCGACCTGGGGAGGGGCAGGGCGTGA
- a CDS encoding family 1 glycosylhydrolase — MTEERAPDLAAADTRDGPSARPGDGASARPRGLLWLVGIENALIPDMDVDELTWTGHRERWREDLALAAAVGATAVRYGLTWPEVETAPGQYDFTRVDAVLDEMQRLGLEPVWDLVHFGVPAYLAGGYLDPAFPEAYAAYLEAFARRYRGVVTKLTPWNEPYISVYFRAGFGIWPPHLEGRDGFARLLAPVVTALHEGLRRLEDAAPDTQVWLNDGADTFHPRRPEVAEEAGFRTLQRYAAFDLLLGKAVPGQETHEWLLRAGFPREVLARCAAEPVRVDVIGLDYYPETEHDLDVGEDGRPVVTTARRPLGLAATTLAYHRRYGLPLFVAESSAAGSDEVRRRWIEWNMGEIAAARSGGADVVGYTWWPLFDHVDWDSLLTRRAGFVCPAGLYHLRPTVSDRQETDAARAYRELATGEVAAGPGTARELAAGAPSEEEPA, encoded by the coding sequence ATGACTGAGGAGCGCGCGCCCGACCTCGCCGCTGCGGACACTCGCGACGGCCCGTCCGCGCGCCCCGGCGACGGCGCGTCCGCGCGCCCGCGGGGCCTCCTGTGGCTGGTCGGCATCGAGAACGCCCTCATCCCCGACATGGACGTCGACGAGCTGACCTGGACCGGCCACCGCGAGCGCTGGCGCGAGGACCTGGCCCTGGCCGCGGCGGTGGGGGCGACGGCCGTCCGCTATGGCCTCACCTGGCCCGAGGTCGAGACCGCGCCGGGCCAGTACGACTTCACCCGCGTGGACGCCGTGCTAGACGAGATGCAGCGGCTCGGCCTCGAGCCGGTGTGGGACCTCGTCCACTTCGGCGTGCCGGCCTACCTGGCAGGGGGCTACCTCGACCCCGCCTTCCCCGAGGCCTACGCGGCCTACCTCGAGGCGTTCGCCAGGCGCTACCGCGGCGTCGTCACCAAGCTCACCCCCTGGAACGAGCCGTACATCAGCGTCTACTTCAGGGCCGGCTTCGGCATCTGGCCCCCGCACCTCGAGGGCAGGGACGGCTTCGCGCGGCTCCTGGCGCCCGTGGTCACGGCGCTCCACGAGGGCCTCAGGCGGCTGGAGGACGCGGCGCCCGACACGCAGGTGTGGCTGAACGACGGCGCCGACACCTTCCACCCCCGGCGGCCCGAGGTCGCGGAGGAGGCGGGGTTCCGCACGCTCCAGCGCTACGCGGCGTTCGACCTGCTGCTGGGCAAGGCCGTGCCCGGCCAGGAGACCCACGAGTGGCTGCTCAGGGCGGGGTTCCCGCGCGAGGTGCTGGCGCGCTGCGCCGCCGAGCCGGTCCGCGTGGACGTGATCGGACTCGACTACTACCCGGAGACCGAGCACGACCTCGACGTGGGCGAGGACGGGCGGCCCGTCGTCACGACGGCGCGGCGGCCCTTGGGCCTGGCCGCGACGACGCTCGCCTACCACCGGCGTTACGGCCTGCCGCTGTTCGTGGCGGAGTCGAGCGCCGCGGGCAGCGACGAGGTCAGGCGGAGGTGGATCGAGTGGAACATGGGCGAGATCGCCGCGGCCAGGTCCGGCGGCGCAGACGTCGTGGGCTACACCTGGTGGCCGCTCTTCGACCACGTCGACTGGGACTCGCTGCTCACGCGGCGCGCCGGCTTCGTCTGCCCGGCGGGCCTCTACCACCTGCGCCCCACGGTGAGCGACAGGCAGGAGACCGACGCGGCGCGCGCGTACCGGGAGCTTGCGACGGGAGAGGTCGCGGCGGGGCCGGGCACCGCGCGGGAGCTCGCAGCGGGCGCACCCTCCGAGGAGGAGCCGGCTTGA